The nucleotide window GAGGGTTATGTGATGGAGTTATAACAATCCCATCAGCCTTTTGTACGTTTTTTTTGTTGTGTTCTAAGATAGCAAAAGAGACTAAGGGCGTAGGTATATAGTTACCATCTTTAGATATAGCCACTGACACTTCATTTGCCACGCAGACTCTCATAATTGTCATCTGTGCAACGGTGGAGAGTGCATGAGTATCTTTTGCTACAAAGATAACACCATCATAACTCATCTTCTTTTTAAACTCACAAACTGCTTGAGTTATTGCCATCACATGAGCTTCATTAAAACTTCTCTTTAGCGCATCTCCTCGATGACCAGAAGTCCCAAAACTAACTCTCTGCGCCTCTTTACTAGAGTCTGGATTTAGTTCATAGTAAGAACCTACAAGCCGTGCAACATCTATAAGTTCACTTTTTGGAGCTACCTTACCCGCTAACACATTTACCATTTTAATCTCCTCTTAATAGTCTTGCACAGTATTCTGGCTCAACACTATTTATATACATTCCAGTGGAGACTTCAAAACCACCCAGTCTATAGATTCTAGGAGTTATCCTTAAGGTAAAACGGTAATTTTTATCAATAGTTGACATATATTTCTCAGTCTCAAAGTTTAAGTTTAAGGGTGCTATATCAAAATATAAGTTGTAATCAAAATCTCCAAGCTGTTTATTTAATTTTATAAATGTCATTCTTATTATATTTGCCAAGTCGATGATATCTTCTCTCGAACACTTGTTTAGGCTCGATATATTTTTAGTAGGGGCTATCATAACTTCAAATGGATACTCACTTGCATAGGGACAAAAGGAGACAAAGTTTCCAACAATGTATAAAACTCTTTTCTTTGCCTTAATCTCATTATGAACTACATCTTCTATCTTTCCTCGTCCATGGCGGGCATAGTATTCTGCATTTCTATTTAAAAAAGCCAATTGTTTCTTAGGCATGATAGGAAGTGCTAGAAGTTGAGTATGAGGATGATCTTGCGTAGCTCCAGCATTTTGCCCAAAATTTTTGAAGATGCTTAAATATATAAGTCTTTTGTCATTTTTCAAATCTTCTATTCTTATGATCATACTACGTAACCAATTCTCAACATCAAGAGCACTTAAATCATAAATATCACAATCATGACAAGGAGAGTCTATCAAAATTTCATGAGCACCTACACCAGATTTATACTCAAATATTCCATCCCTTTGAGATATATCTTCAAGCTCAACTTGAACTGCTTTATAAAGATTTGGTACTACTCTTGTTCTCCACATTCTTTTATTTGGTTCGTTATATCTCAGGGCATAGACCTCATTAGGAGTCATATATTCATTACCTTCACAAAATGGACAATTTGGATTAAACTCTTTTCGCTTAGTATAGTTTTGTAAATTAGGTCTATGCAATCTCTCTGGTGCAATAATCACATATTTATTATTAATTGTATCTAATCTTATTTCAGACATCTATCACCTCTAATGCAATATTTAAACTTAAGTTTGATTTATATGAAGTTGTAAATATAAAAGATATTTCTTGTGCTACTCTCTCAAAGCCACTCTCATTTTGAGATACTGTATTTAAGATATATCCATATATATTGCACTTCCTGTTTATTGTTAGTTTTAAGAGTCTGTTTGTAAAATCATCAACAATAAGAAGTTCATTACAATCAATTTCACTAAAGCCATCACCCATCGTTTTAGAGTTAAAAGTCACTTTATATGGATGTGCAAAATGAAGATTAAACTCCATAGCGTAAAAGAGTTTTTGATCGTATTTGCTATCTACATCTAACTTTAACTCTATTTTATTTTTATCAAACAGATACTCTTTTGTTAAGGTTGTTGGATATGCTGCATCTAAATACAATCCGCCAACTCTTGTAAAAATATTTTTATTTTCCTCTTTTAAAAAGGCTTGATTTGCAAAATCACCAACTTCTCTAAAAGTAAGGTTTTTAAAATTTTCTAGTAAAAAATCCTCAAAACTAAAATGGTCTATAAATGAATATTTTGGATGCCAATCATATATAAGCTCATCTTTTAAACTCTCATCTATAACCGCTAAATCACTATGTATAGTCTCTATCTCATCTTCACTATGTTGCTCTGTTGTTTCTACTGTTTTTGGATTTAAAATTTTCTCATGATAAGCCTCTTCTCTTCTTGTAAGTGTATTTTGCCAATTAAAAAGAGTATCAAAAGAGCCAAATTCAATCATTTGAGCACCATGTTTTGTTGAAAAAACAACACTTAAATTTTGGGTCAATACTTTAAGTTCATCATATCCATCTTTATTTATATCTAAAACCTCATATACTGTATGATTTTTGGCTCTTGTTTTTTCTATCTCAAGAAGATATTTATAAGCATTATCTCTTAGGTTTGGAAGATAAAGACCTCCAAAAACTCCATGCCAAAAAACATCATTTGTTTGTAGTTTGTAGAGTGATTCTAAAGAATTTTCATCTAAGTCATATTGATTTAGGCTAAGATTTAACATCCGTTTATGAAGATAGTTACTCTCACTATACTTTATAAAAAAGTTCTTCCAAGTAGCACCTTTTACAAAGGCAACTGCCATCTCATTAAAATACTCATCTCCAAGAGCTCTTTTTAAACGCTCTAGGGCTATAGTTTGCTTTGGCTTTAAGCTCCACTCTCCCATCTCAAAATACGAAGTATTGTTCAAATATGCTAAACCTAAAGAACGATTTTGCTTCATATACTCACTGTAATGCTCTGTTTTTATCTGCTGATGATTTATGATTGTCTCTAAAAATTTCTCTAGCCATTTTTTCTCATATACCCACTCATGAGTTTTTGGCCATAAACCAAATTTCTCTGCATCATCAAATATTATAGCAGCAGAGTTTTCATTATCTGCACATTTTAGTATTGCATCGATAGAGCGCTCTACACTAAAAAATGGCAAGGCATATCTAAGAGACTGAGCAATCGGAAACAAGCCTATCTCTGCTCCACTCTCTTCAGTTTTATAGTATCCATTCATTTTATCTGCACTAAAACCACTACTTAAAAAATGATAATCATCTACCATCACAAACTCATTCCCACAAGCTGCTATATCTGGAACTATTGATGACTCCCAAACGCGTTCAGTAAGCCACAAACCTTTTGGTTTTACGCCGAGATGCTTTTTTATATATTTGTTTAGTTTTTTTATCTGCGCTTGACGATCTGTTGATGTAATTGAGCTTAGAACTGGTTCATAATACCCTGCACTTATCCACTCAATGGAGCCATTATCAGTTAATGTTTTCATATTTTTAAATATATCAGGGTTATTATTTCTGATTTTATCAAGTAACCAACCACTACAGTGAACGCTAAATTTAAACTCACTATACTTAAGCATTGTCTCAAAAAAAGGCTTATAACAAAGTTCTATTGCCTCATCGACTGCTTCATTAAAATTATCAACTGGTTGATGCATATGTACACCAAACAACAAAGATACTTTATGCATATTATTTTCCTTATACAAACCAGTTTTTACTATAATCATCACCTAGATCAATTTTGAGTTCACCAAAACCAGGAAGAGATTGAATAATCTTTTCATCATATTCAATTTCAAAGATTATAGATATTGAGTCGGTATCTATTGACTTTTTATCTATGCTTAGCTCAAATACATCATCAAAAGCTATTTCAACTTCAAGTGGTCCAATAGATGTTTTTTGTGATTTAAAGGCTAATTTTGACTTGATATTAAGAGGTTCAATTATTATATGGATAAAATAATCACTGTTAAATTTATCTCTTTTAGCTAAAAATGAGATATATATTTTTTCACTATCTTGACCATATAGTATCTTTCTTACTGGACCTCTTTGCCTATCCATCGTTGAGAAGAGTTTACTCTCATCAATAACACCACAGCCAATCCACTCAAAAAAAGAGTCATGTTTTCCATTGAGGTATGGAGATATATGAGATTGTGGTTTTAACCAAAAATGCATAACACTCTTATCTTCTAATATTGGTATAAAAATATCAGTCGGTGCTTTAAGATCCATCAAGTCATAAATTTCAATCAAATGATTCCTAAATAACTCATCAAACTCTACACCGAAGTCTGTGTAGTGATCATCTCCATACCACCAGAACCAATCTGAGCACTCTGCAGCTAAAAAATGCTCACTTATTTTATCTTTTATCTCATCACTTAAACTATCTTTATGTCTTTGATAATCTCTTTTTGTGATATATATAAGCTCCCAAGCTCTAGTTTTTTCAATGTGACCAACCCAAGTATTAAACTCACCATTAATCCAGCTCCCAGGAGCTAAGTTTTCGAGTTTTACTTTATCTAACTCATAAACCTCATCCATAGTTAAGGTTTTGCACCACTCTAGGTTGCCTAATCTGCTATAGAGTGCATCAAAAAAATCAAAGCCATTGTTTTTATAAAACTCCCAGGCATTCTCACCATCTAAAATGATAAAAACCGTGCTTTTATTGTTTTTATGTTCTATCTTTTGAAGCTCATTTATAAAACTGTTTGCAGCAGAGATGGCTTCTTGATGTCTATATGAAAAGCCTATCAAATCACTTAAATGATGATCTCTAAATCCCATACACATCTCATTGTATTGATAAACTTTATAGAGATTATCTCTATAGTGAGAATTTATAGACTTAAAGAGTATCTCTTCATCAGTCGCTATCCATTTTATACCGTGCTGGCTTAAAAGTGCTACTGTTTTTTCATCCACTGATCCCTCAGCTGGCCAAAATCCATCAGGAGTAAACCCAAAAGTTTTAAAAAACAACTCTTTTGATTTTACAACTTGCAAGGCTGCATCATCGGCTAGTGACATGTGATCTTTAGGAATATTGGTGCTAGCGTTTGCATATATTGCATTTTTCATATCTAGTAGTAGTGGCAAAATCGGATGATTTAGAGGTGTTGTAGATATGCTAATGACTCCCTCTTCATGTAGCTTTTTATAATAATCAAAGATGCCTGAGATAAACCCAGAGAGCTCCTTTAAAAGCAAAGCTTTATCTTCATAATCATAGTCTCTTTGTTTTAAAATCAAATGTTTTACAACTTGAGAATTTTTTCTCAAATAAAAACCACACCAAGAGAGAATAAAAAGCACTTCAATATCTAAAAGTTCATTATTGTTAAAATGTTCTCTATGATATAACTCTTTATATCTCGGAAACTCTTTAACAACAGTGTCATACTGAGTGCTTTTACAAATTTTTAAAATCCAAGCTCTTGATTTTTCATCTAAAAGAGTTGGGTCACTAAGCCAAAGAGCTAAAAACTTATCATGTTCATCCGCTCTGTTATAATATAGCTCAAGCTGTTCTATAAGCGGAGATGTTATGTTAAAAGTAGCCTTTAAGCCCTTATGCCTGTAGAGCATCCAAGGCATATCATAATAATCTTTTATTGCATGCAGAAAAA belongs to Sulfurimonas hongkongensis and includes:
- a CDS encoding galactose-1-phosphate uridylyltransferase, yielding MSEIRLDTINNKYVIIAPERLHRPNLQNYTKRKEFNPNCPFCEGNEYMTPNEVYALRYNEPNKRMWRTRVVPNLYKAVQVELEDISQRDGIFEYKSGVGAHEILIDSPCHDCDIYDLSALDVENWLRSMIIRIEDLKNDKRLIYLSIFKNFGQNAGATQDHPHTQLLALPIMPKKQLAFLNRNAEYYARHGRGKIEDVVHNEIKAKKRVLYIVGNFVSFCPYASEYPFEVMIAPTKNISSLNKCSREDIIDLANIIRMTFIKLNKQLGDFDYNLYFDIAPLNLNFETEKYMSTIDKNYRFTLRITPRIYRLGGFEVSTGMYINSVEPEYCARLLRGD
- a CDS encoding glycoside hydrolase family 57 protein codes for the protein MNLSFIWHMHQPDYRDVSGIMQMPWVFLHAIKDYYDMPWMLYRHKGLKATFNITSPLIEQLELYYNRADEHDKFLALWLSDPTLLDEKSRAWILKICKSTQYDTVVKEFPRYKELYHREHFNNNELLDIEVLFILSWCGFYLRKNSQVVKHLILKQRDYDYEDKALLLKELSGFISGIFDYYKKLHEEGVISISTTPLNHPILPLLLDMKNAIYANASTNIPKDHMSLADDAALQVVKSKELFFKTFGFTPDGFWPAEGSVDEKTVALLSQHGIKWIATDEEILFKSINSHYRDNLYKVYQYNEMCMGFRDHHLSDLIGFSYRHQEAISAANSFINELQKIEHKNNKSTVFIILDGENAWEFYKNNGFDFFDALYSRLGNLEWCKTLTMDEVYELDKVKLENLAPGSWINGEFNTWVGHIEKTRAWELIYITKRDYQRHKDSLSDEIKDKISEHFLAAECSDWFWWYGDDHYTDFGVEFDELFRNHLIEIYDLMDLKAPTDIFIPILEDKSVMHFWLKPQSHISPYLNGKHDSFFEWIGCGVIDESKLFSTMDRQRGPVRKILYGQDSEKIYISFLAKRDKFNSDYFIHIIIEPLNIKSKLAFKSQKTSIGPLEVEIAFDDVFELSIDKKSIDTDSISIIFEIEYDEKIIQSLPGFGELKIDLGDDYSKNWFV
- a CDS encoding alpha-amylase/4-alpha-glucanotransferase domain-containing protein, whose product is MHKVSLLFGVHMHQPVDNFNEAVDEAIELCYKPFFETMLKYSEFKFSVHCSGWLLDKIRNNNPDIFKNMKTLTDNGSIEWISAGYYEPVLSSITSTDRQAQIKKLNKYIKKHLGVKPKGLWLTERVWESSIVPDIAACGNEFVMVDDYHFLSSGFSADKMNGYYKTEESGAEIGLFPIAQSLRYALPFFSVERSIDAILKCADNENSAAIIFDDAEKFGLWPKTHEWVYEKKWLEKFLETIINHQQIKTEHYSEYMKQNRSLGLAYLNNTSYFEMGEWSLKPKQTIALERLKRALGDEYFNEMAVAFVKGATWKNFFIKYSESNYLHKRMLNLSLNQYDLDENSLESLYKLQTNDVFWHGVFGGLYLPNLRDNAYKYLLEIEKTRAKNHTVYEVLDINKDGYDELKVLTQNLSVVFSTKHGAQMIEFGSFDTLFNWQNTLTRREEAYHEKILNPKTVETTEQHSEDEIETIHSDLAVIDESLKDELIYDWHPKYSFIDHFSFEDFLLENFKNLTFREVGDFANQAFLKEENKNIFTRVGGLYLDAAYPTTLTKEYLFDKNKIELKLDVDSKYDQKLFYAMEFNLHFAHPYKVTFNSKTMGDGFSEIDCNELLIVDDFTNRLLKLTINRKCNIYGYILNTVSQNESGFERVAQEISFIFTTSYKSNLSLNIALEVIDV